One Lutzomyia longipalpis isolate SR_M1_2022 chromosome 4, ASM2433408v1 DNA segment encodes these proteins:
- the LOC129796123 gene encoding uncharacterized protein LOC129796123, protein MTVAEKQNDRPISMFKDETVCRLEEFRISHYRGPKTQCSSASRVSQRKGLGSASSRQKMQSHFATIPETPSSSLQPQDAIQYALWNWPFLHGVLLGMRYHGGSVLDEFALSHNQTQIPNLTLGMSGKSVMGRLAIIPHSLQGLRELITFALDSPRSPLPCSLDIEEADPAQHQTIKSNYRVYDSINHVSRRFIQFRMLTMDNRGKPLVTFGAPQNDENLLTPPCMSANPSSGLCGDTNASDGQHGNLNFYGLLDTPGNCLNLVHQSVRIPVLQEQQDAHREYIGINLGNNQKSPSKTLRSSCVSVDDKGIMQLDVLPINAQFHPGENYPMILPGGSFPRWILHNLHLFRRHTTFIFTPINSRHKSNPSFEWRRIILDNFRGDVVRFHRKPQFREQVMKLLPLPEFNHPKVLASPGIDLVDPTPFKANELRCVPVIKLLVTADICPKLKSMQSTLWEIAETLWASLQELATQGRNLMKVHPDTAPTFSVQPTSSRNRPTFNDNGVSVISQGCWDFPPQYVGSNSS, encoded by the coding sequence ATGACTGTCGCGGAGAAGCAAAATGACCGGCCAATCTCAATGTTCAAGGATGAGACGGTCTGTCGTCTTGAGGAATTCCGGATTTCTCATTATCGCGGACCCAAGACACAGTGTTCATCAGCCTCAAGAGTGTCTCAGAGAAAAGGCCTAGGAAGTGCTTCGTCCAGGCAGAAAATGCAGtcccattttgcaacaatccCTGAGACACCATCTTCATCACTTCAGCCACAAGACGCGATTCAATATGCCCTCTGGAACTGGCCATTTCTTCACGGTGTTCTACTTGGGATGAGATATCACGGCGGGTCGGTGTTGGATGAATTTGCGCTCTCACACAATCAAACTCAAATACCTAACCTCACTTTGGGCATGTCCGGAAAGTCAGTGATGGGGCGTTTGGCAATCATCCCCCACAGTCTGCAGGGCCTGCGGGAACTCATCACATTCGCATTGGATTCCCCCCGCAGCCCTCTTCCATGCTCGTTGGACATTGAGGAAGCTGATCCCGCTCAGCATCAAACCATTAAATCAAACTACAGAGTTTATGACTCAATCAATCATGTTTCTCGGAGATTTATTCAATTCCGGATGCTCACAATGGACAATAGAGGAAAGCCTTTGGTGACGTTTGGAGCTCCTCAGAATGATGAAAACTTGTTGACACCCCCGTGCATGTCGGCCAATCCCTCCAGCGGTTTATGCGGCGACACAAATGCGTCAGATGGCCAACATGGAAATCTCAACTTTTATGGGCTCTTGGACACACCTGGAAACTGCCTCAACCTCGTACACCAATCCGTGCGGATTCCTGTGCTGCAGGAACAGCAGGATGCCCACAGAGAATACATCGGGATTAATCTCGGGAACAATCAGAAGTCGCCCAGCAAAACATTGCGCAGTTCGTGTGTTTCTGTGGATGACAAAGGAATTATGCAATTAGATGTACTACCCATCAACGCGCAATTTCACCCAGGTGAGAATTATCCAATGATCTTACCTGGTGGATCATTTCCAAGGTGGATTTTGCACAATTTACACCTATTCCGGAGGCACACAACATTCATTTTCACGCCCATCAATTCACGTCACAAATCGAATCCCAGTTTCGAATGGCGTCGGATAATTCTGGACAATTTCCGAGGAGATGTCGTGCGTTTCCACCGAAAACCACAATTCCGTGAACAAGTTATGAAATTACTTCCGCTGCCTGAATTCAATCATCCCAAGGTACTCGCATCCCCTGGCATTGATTTGGTGGATCCCACTCCATTCAAAGCAAATGAACTTCGCTGTGTGCCTGTCATTAAACTGTTGGTGACCGCGGATATTTGCCCAAAATTGAAGTCAATGCAATCAACATTGTGGGAGATCGCGGAAACCCTTTGGGCAAGTCTACAAGAATTGGCAACACAAGGAAGAAACCTCATGAAAGTCCACCCGGACACAGCACCAACGTTCTCAGTACAACCAACCAGCTCAAGAAATCGGCCAACTTTCAACGACAATGGAGTTTCGGTGATTTCACAGGGTTGCTGGGATTTCCCCCCGCAGTATGTTGGCTCGAATTCCAGTTGA